Part of the Halodesulfurarchaeum formicicum genome is shown below.
TTCGTTCCCGAGGTTGTACACTTGATAGGGGCCAAGTCGGTTGTCGAAGATCACCGTCCGGGCACCGGTCGCCTCGACCTGCTCGGTGAGTTCCTCGACCTTCCCGGCCCCGAGTTGCAGGGCCGGGTCCGGTTCGCGACGCTGTGTGCACTCGCCGACGACCTCGTAGCCGGCTGCGGCGGCAAGCTGTCTGATCTCGGCCGTGTCCGGCTGGCCGTCCCTGACTCGCTTCGCGATGATCGCCCGGTCGGGTTCCGTCACTCGCCGCTCTGTAGGGGCCGAGATCACTTAAGGGCCATGCGGGGCACAAAGGACTTACCGGAGAACGGCCCAACGAGGGGTATGGCGCTCGAACTGGACCCGACACAACTCGGCCTCGAATTCGGTAGCGGGGCCGTGATCGGCGCGATTATCGGGTTTGCCTTCAAGAAGATCGCGAAGGTGATCGCGGTCATCGTGGGCCTCGAACTCGCGCTGTTCAAGTTCCTCGAATCGCGGGGCATCTTGACCGTGGACTGGGACCGCCTCACGGGCGGGCTCCTGGATCTGACACAGACCGCCTCGATGGAGACCCCGCCGCCCTGGGTGAACACGTTCCTCTCGACGCTCTCCGTTGGGGCCGGCTTCACCGGGGGCTTCCTCGTCGGCTTCAAGAAAGGATAGTTTTCAGCGGCGGGCGATCTCGTCTTCGTCCCGGATGATCTGGACCTCCGCCTCGCCGCTCGTGTGCTCGTTGACCAGATCGTAGAAGTCGTTTTGCAGCCCTGCCGGGAAGGTCAGGACCCCGATCCAGGAGCCATCCGCCTGCCACTCCTCCCGTTCTAGGTCTCCGAACTGCCGGATCTGGGCCTGGGCGCTCCCGGCATAGTCCGGTGGGACCTGGACGGCCATGGTTACCTCGTCGAACCGGATCGGGATCACGGGTCGCAACGCATCGAGAGCGTCCTCGACCTGTGACTCGACCCGCTCCATCGGGTCGACGTCGAACCCGGCCTCCTCCAGGGCGTTCTCGATTCGATCCGGGGGGTGCGGGGCGTCGTCCATCTGTGGGTTCACGGCGTTGCGCGCGATCCGGTCGATGAGTTCGCGGCGCTTGCGTTCGAGCATCTTCCGGCGCTGTTCGGCGGTGATCTGGATCTCCCCGCGCTCGATCACCTGCGGGATGATCTCCATCGGATCCGTGGTGTCAAAGACTTTCTCGACGTCCGATTCGGCCGGTCGATCGCCTCGCGAGGCGTTCTCGAAGACGTCCCGGGCCGCGATCACGTCCTCCAGGTCCCCATCGAACTCCCCACGTTTGATCGCGAGGGCCGCGTCCGGATCGACGAGGACCTCGAAGCGCGCCCCGTGGGACTCGAGCCGCGCCGTCACTGCATCGTCAAGTGATATCATGGCCTGCGCTACGGCGTGGAGCGTGAAAAATGTAGCACGTCACTCCGGCAGGGCGGCTTCGATCTCCTCGTTGGTGAGTTGGATGTACTGCTCGGACTCGGCGTCCACCGTCGCCGCGCCCACGCCCGCGGGATCGAGGGGCTCCTCCTGGACCGAGCCCAGAGCCTGGAGTCCGAGTTCGACGGCCTCGGCCAGTTCGATTTCGGGGTCGTACTCGGCTTCGAGAGACGACTGGATCTCCTCCCGATCGGAGCCGATGGCGATCGCCTGCCACTCGTAGGGCGTACCACTCGGGTCCGTCTCGAAGAGGCGTGGCTGGCCGTCGTCCAGTCCACCGACCAGCAGGGCCACGCCGAAGGGCCGGGCCCCGCCGATCTGGGTGAACTGCTGGATGTGATCGGTCACGTCCTTGGTGAGCGTTTCGACCCCGATGGCCTGCTCGTACCGCAGTCGCTCGACCTGGGCGTCCCGGCGGGCGAAGTCGATCAGTCGGCGGGCGTCGGCGACGTGGCCAGCACTCGCGATGCCGACGTGATCGTCGACCTTGTGGAGTTTCTCCACGGAGTCCTGTTCGACCAGCGGGGATCGAACCGGCTTGTCGACGATCAGTGCAACCCCGTCGCTGGCTCGCACCCCGATGCTCGCCGTGCCTCGCTTGACTGCCTCCCGGGCGTACTCGACCTGGTAGAGTCGGCCGTCCGGGGAGAAGATGGTGATGCCACGATCGTACGCTTGCTGTTGTTGTCCTTGCATTTAGAGATCCCGGGGTGTTGCCCCGACGAAGGTGTCCGCGCACTCGACGTCGACGCGGTCCTCCCGCAGGTGGGCGGTCGCCTCACCGTCGCGAAAGGTCACGGCCGTCGAGTCGGTCACGGCTGGCGGTCCCTGCAGGAACGACCGCCTGGTGGCTCGAACTGTTCCGCCCACCCCCCGAACGCCGACCCGAACCGGCTGGTCCTGGACGGAATCGACACACGCGATTGCGGCCCGGGCCTGCTCGACGGTCCCTCGGCGGACCCGAACGAGCGCCCAGCCACCGCCGGGATACAGGTCGGTCTCCAGGACACGCGGATCAACCTCGGCGCTTCCGGGATCGCCCAGAAGCGTCCGTGTCGCCGTCCAGACCGCCTCCTGGAGGGGTCGCTCCGCGAGGGTGACATCCGGCCACGTCTCTATCTCGACGGCGAGATAGCGATAGCGCGGTCGGAGGTGTTTCGGGAGGTGGCGCACGGCAAGGGGTTACACGTGGACTGTTGTAACTCCACGGATCGAGGTGGTCTCAGCTTTCGGGCTCGGAGACGGTGACCCCCGGCCCCACGGTGTCCGGGTCCCGCCGGTGTCGATTCCGCTCGGCGATGGTTCGCCAGGCCGCCAGTCCCTGCTGGATCGTTTCGTGGTCGAAGCCGATCTGGGCACCCACCGCGAACAACTCCCGCGGCCCGCGAACCTGTAGATGGCTCGATGGGGCTCCAGAAACGACAAACGGCGCGCCCGCATCAGCGACGAGTTCGTGGAGTTTTCGGAGCGCTTTGATCGCTCGCACTCGGTCGCCGCCACTCGATCGGAGCACGGGACCGAGATTTAACTCCAGTGCGACGTCGTTTGCGGCGGCGGTCTGGGCGATTACGTGGTTGACGTCCCCGGCCCCGCCCATGGGATCGGCGAGGACGTCCACCTGGGCTTGCTCGACCACGAAGCGATTCATCTCCGGATCGCGACCCTGGACGAGAAGCACTTCGGCTTCGGGCCGGCGATTCCCGATCGCGCCGCTTGCCCGCCCCGGTTCGTCGGCGGTGATCTCGATGCCCTGGACCACGTCGATGCCGTGGGTCTCTGCGATGGCCTCGTGATCGACCGCTGCGGGCGTGGACTGACGATTCCTGACGACCAGGCCCTCGAACCCGGCGTTTTTCACAGTCAGCCCGAACCTGTCGGGGGTTGTCGGCCCGTCCTCGCGAACGCGGACGGATTCGTACATCTCAGGAGAGGGCCTCCCGGGCGTTTTCGAGGGCGTTCTCCCGGTTGGCCGGGTAGGCCTCGACCTTCGCCCGGAGGGTGATGCCGTCGCCGCGTGTGACCTCGCCACGGGCGGCGGCCTGCTTGTCCAGTGTCACGTAGAAGGCGTTGTTGTCGTCGAGTCGATCCCCCAGTTCGTCCAGGAGTTCGGCCATGTTCACCCCGTCCCGGAGGCGCTCGAAGACGTGTTCGATCTCGTCGGTGCGTTCCAGTCGGGCGCTGAGGACGACGATTCGATCGCCGTGATGGCCCTCCCCGACCGAGGACTCGATTTCGGCCTCCGGCGGGAGCAACGTCCGGAGTGCCGAACGCACGCGGTCCTCGGCCTCCGTCTCGTAGCAGAAGGCCCGGAGGTCGACGTAGTGGAAGGGAAGGCCCATGCCCGCTCAGTCGTCGGTCTCCTCGGGGGCGGCCTCGAGGTGGTCCTCGGGGACGCCGGCCTCCTGGCCGTCCTCGAAGGACACGGTGTAGTTGGCGTCGCCGAACATGGTCTCGACGACCTGTGTCACGGTCCCGATCTCGCCGTCGAACTCGCTGTGCTCGTCGTGCAGGAGCACCTCGTCGTCTTCTTCGAATGGCATATCACGGGATATTTCCCCGGCTCATTAAAGTCAACCGGTCTCTTTTCCGGTGCGCCATCCGAACTCCTGGTCGCAGACTTGTGGTTCGAGAACCGGCCCGAAAATCCGAACTCGCTCGTCGCCGTGGTCGTCAGTCGATACGGTCGATGGTCTCTTCGTCTTCACGGCCCAGTACGAGCTTCCAGACCAGGGCGATCAGGATGAGCGCGACACCGACTTTGAGGATTGTGCGTCCCATACCTGTTACTAAGTGGTAATACGTTATACACTTTCTGGCGAGCGGGGCCGTTCAGGTCTCGATGTGGTCGGTGATGTTCTCGCGAATGATGGTTTCACAGTAGCGACACTGCACCCCGGTATCGAGTACGTCGAAGTGTGTGTTCACTGGCTCGCCCGCGTTGGTGATGCAGTTGGTGTTCGGACAGGTGAGCACGCCGACCACTGACTCGGGCCGATCGACCCGGGACTTCTCGATGACCTCGTATTCCCGGATGATGTTGATGGTGGCATCCGGCGCGATCAGGGAGAGCACGTCCACCTCGTCCTGGCTGAGTTCCATCCCCTCGACTTTCACCACGTCTTTGCGCCCGAGCCGGTCGCTCGGGACGTTGATGCCGACACTCACCGTCTCGCCCTCGGTGCCGTCGATGCCGAGGATGGCAAGCACCCGGAGGGCCTCGCCGGCGGTGACGTGGTCGATGACGGTCCCGTTCTCGATCTTGCTCACGCGGAGTTCGGTGTCTGGCTGGGTCATAGTAGCATATCCAGGAGTGCCATTCGCACTGGCACGCCGTTGTGGGCCTGTTCGAAGTACGTCGCACCTGGCAGGTCATCCACGTCCGCTGCGATCTCGTCGACCCGGGGGAGCGGGTGGAGGACGGTCAGGTCCTCGTTGTACTCACGGATGGTCTCGGCGTCGAGACGGTACTTGCCGGCGACGGCGTGGTACTCGTCCTCGTCGGGGAACCGCTCGCGCTGGATCCGGGTGACATAGAGCACGTCGAGTTCCGAGAGGATCTCCTCGTAGCCCTCGTGTTCGCGGACCTGGGCCCCCTGTTCGTGGAGGTCATATCGGACACTTCGGGGGAGACGAAGGGAGTCGGGGCTGATGAAGTGCTGGCGGGTGTCGAAGTTCGTCAGCGCCTGGGCCAGCGAGTGGACGGTTCGACCGTACTTCAGGTCGCCCATGATCCCGATCGTAAGGTCATCGAGTCCGACTTCCTCCCGGATGGTGAACAGATCGAGCAGCGTCTGGGTCGGGTGCTGGCCGGCCCCGTCCCCGGCGTTGAAAAGCGGGACGTCGATGAACTCCGAGGCCATCGTGGCCGCGCCCTCCATCGGGTGGCGCAACACGATCCCATCGGCGTAGCCCTCCAGTACCCGAAGCGTATCCGCGAGGGTTTCACCTTTGCTCACACTCGAGAACTCGACCGGCCCCATGTCGATCGTGTCCCCGCCCAGGCGCTTGATGGCCGTCTCGAAACTCATCTTCGTCCGGGTGCTGGGCTCGAAGAAGGCGAGTGCGAGCAGGGCCCCCTCGTGTCCGCTTGCTGCCTGCGGGTCGGCGGCGAAGTCGGCGGCCCGGTCCAACACCGCCTCGATATCCGCCCGCGAGAACTGTTTCGCGGAGATCACGTGCTCGTGACGCATTACTCTCACTCGCTCGTGGAACGGTCTTGAATCTCCCGTTTGGCGGGCACGGCCCGGCCGGTCCTTTATCAGAGAGGACCGGACCAGAAGGCCCATGCTCGCCGTGACTGGGGGGAAAGGTGGCACCGGCAAGACGACGACCGCGCTGGGACTGGCCGTCACGCTCGCCGAGCGCCGTCGCGATCCGATCGTCATCGACGCGGACGTGGACATGCCGAACTTGCACATCCGGGCGGGCACTGACGATTCCGGGCTGGCCGCCCTCGCTGCGGGCACGCCGATCGAGGCGGCGGCGACGCCCGCCGAACGCTATCCCGGCGTGTCGATCGTCGGGGCCACCCCCGGGACCGATCTGGAACGCGCGCTCCGACAGGTCCGGACCGAGCGTCCGGTGATCCTCGATGGGGCTGCCGGGGCCGACGAGCGCGCAGTGACGCCGCTGCGACACGCCGACGCTGCGGTCGTCGTCGCGCGGCAGACTCCTGCGGCCGTCACGGATAGCGTGAAGTCGGTCCGGATGAGTCGGGCCGTCGATGCACCGCTCGCCGGGGTAATTCTCAGCCGCGCCGCGGCCGTGCCGGCGTCGGTCGAAACCGCACTTGGCGTGGAGCCGCTGGTGCCCGTCCCGTCGGTTTCGGATCCGATCGCCCACGATCAGGCCCGCGTGGCGTACGACCGGATTCTCGACGAGTGGGCGAACGCTTAATGTCCCGGGAACCAACCGTTCAGGGGATGGCGGAGAAACTCTCCACCGGGGTCGAGGTACTCGACCGCGAACTCGCCGGCGGGCTTCCGGCCGGGAGCGTCGTCGCCTACCAGGCCCCCGCCGCGAGCCAGGGAGAGTTGCTCCTCTACGAGTTGACCCGGCCCCGGGAGACGCTGTATCTCACCACCATTCGGACCGAGGACGCTGTCGCGGACGCGATTGCGGCCGCCAAGGCACCGACGGGCGAGCCGAAGATCGAACTCGTGACCGGGGAGGATCCGATCGACTCGACCCGCCGGGCCGTTCGCAACGCTTTCGAGGGCATGACGGTGATCATCGATCCCATCGACCCCCTCGAACGGGCCGATCGGGCCCGCTACGAGCAACTGCTCAACGAGATTCGAAATCACATGATCAACACGGGCGGGATCGCCTTCCTGCACGCCCTGGAGGGGCCGAATCCGCCGGCTCACCGGGAGACTACCCAGCACATGGCGGACGTGGTGCTGGATCTCGATGTCGATCGAAAGGGGAGCGAGATAGACAGCCGGCTCACCGTGCAGAAGTATCGCGGCGGGAAGATTCCCAGCGAGTCGATCAAACTCGACCTCACCGAGCGCGTGCGGGTCGATACGAGCCGGGATATCGCCTGATTACTCCTCGAGTTCGTCCACGTCGAGTTCGTCCATGATCTCGTCGGCGTCGACGTCGGCGTCTTCGAGGGACGCCTCGATGTCGCCGAGTCCGCCGCCCATGCCACCCATGCCGGGCATCGCGGGCGCGCCGTCGATGATCTCCTGGACGATGACCCGATCGATGTCCAGCTTCTCGATGACGTCACCGAGGATCTGCTGTTTGGACATCATCCACTGCTGGTTGAACTGTAGTTGTGGGTTGCTCTCGATGTAGAGGGTCTCCTTCTCGACGGTCTGGACTTCCGTTTCGGTCTCGCCCTCCTCGTCTTCGACCTCCACTTCCTCCTCGAGTTCGTCGGTCGCGAGGTGCATGTCCAGTTCGACGTCGAAGAAGGTCTGGAGCAGGCCCGAGGCCTGTTCGACCGGATCCTCGACGGTGTCGAGGATTTCGTACTCGTACTCGACGTCCTGGCCGGCCAGCGGGTGGTTGAAGTCCACGCGGGCGCGGCCGCCGATGATCGTCTCGACGTGCCCGTGCTGCCCGTCGATGTCCACGTGTGCACCGGGGTAGCGGTCGTCTTCCGGGATCTTCTCGGCGCTGACAGTACGGACTTCGTCCTCGTTGTACTCGCCGAAGGCTTCGGCGGCGGGCACGACCACGCTGCCGGAGTCACCGACCTCCCGACCAACGATGTCGGACTCGACGGCGGGGAAGAGGTGACCGTCACCCAGCACGATCGTCCGCGGGGCGAACTCCTGGTCCTCCGTGTCAACCCCTTCCGCTTCAGCGACCTCCTTGTCGGTCGTGTCCACGAGGTCGCCGCCCTCGACTGTTCGGGCGGTGTACGCCACTTTTACGAAGTCGCCGTTCTGGAGACCCGACTCCTCGGCGGTCTCCGCCGCATCATCGGCCGATTCGGCCGTCTGTTCGTCACTCATACCCCAAGGGAGTTCCGTTCGACCCTTAAGAATCACGGTCCGATCACAGCCGCTCGCTCGCATCGCAACGTTTAGACCCCTGCCCGTGACAAGGTCACAGACACTCATGTCATCAGCCGACGCGTCGGGCGAGTCCACAGCCGAGGACATGCCCGAGCTCACATATCCCGAGGAGGACTGGCCCGGATTCATCCGCGAGCATCTGGGCCCGTCGCTTCTCTGGGCGTTGCTCGGTATCGGCGGCAGTCACATCGTCCTGGCGCCGACCCTCGGTGGCCTCTATGGGATGTTCGGGATCTGGGTCATCGCCATCATCTACCTGGCGAAATACGGGGGCTGGGAGCTGGGCATCCGGTACAACTACGGTATCGGACGCAATCCAGTCGAGGGCTATGGGGACCTCCCCGGGCCGGACCACTGGGGACAGGTCTTCACGATGTTGGTCTACCTGGTGGGCTGGACGGTCATCCTCGCCTCGGTGGGCTTTAGCGCGGCGACCTTCCTCGCGGCGCTGGTGCCCTCACTTTCCGCCATTCAACTGTACCTCCTGTTGATCGGCTTCGCGGTGGCCCTGACCATCGTCTCCCGCTATGCCTGGATCGAGAACCTGATGAAACTCTTCGTCATCGTGCTTGGGGGCCTCATCGTTCTGGGCGTGTTCGTCTCGCCGCCGTCGCCGTCGCTGGTCGCCGAGACGGCGTTCTCGGTGCCCGATCTGACCGCACCGGTCTTCCTGGGGATCTTCGCCGCCCTCGCGGGGTACGCCCCGACCGGCCTGAGCACCACCGTCACGATCGGGAGCTGGAGTCTCGCGAAAGAGCAGGGCGCACGGGCCCTGCGCCGCAAGGATTACGACCCGACCGACGAGCGCTTCCAGGAGTACATCGCGAGCTGGATGCGAACCGGGACCCGGGACTTCCGGGTCGCCTTCGGCTTTAGCTTCCTCCTCCTCGTGAGCATGATTCTCCTGGCAACCTCCGTCTTCTATCCCACGCCGCCACAGGATCAGAACCTCGCGATCGCGATCGGGAGCATCCTCCAGGAGGGCTTTGGCGACTGGACGTTCTACCTGGTGGTCGCCGGCGCGTTCGCGGCGCTTTACTCCACCGTCATCACGGTCATGGACGGCGCCGCGCGGGTCAACGCCGACACGCTCCCGCTCGTGCTGGAACGTGAGATGGACACCGACCGCCTTCGTCGCGGGTTCATCCTGCTCATGGGGACGGCGAGTGTCATTCCGATTCTGGTCATCGGGCAGTTGCCGGTCACCCTGATGGTGTTCTCCGCCGCGCTGATGGCGATCCTCCAGGTCTTCTTCTACTTCGCGAACTACTACATCGTCCGGAAACACCTTCCCGAGGCCTTCCAGCCCGACCGGGCCCACACGATCTACTATGCCGTCACGATGTTGCTCGTGCTCGGATTCGGCATCATGGGCGGACTGAGTCGACTCGGCCTCGTCGGCTGATCGAAACCCGCACTTTTCTACCCCGGGCCCCTCCGGCCGGGCATGTACGAAGTCGAGATGAAGGTCCAGGCGGCCCACGAGCCCGTTCGGGCGGCTCTGGAGCGGGAAGGCGCCCGCTCCCTGGGCCGTGTGGAGCAAGTAGATGTGTACTTCGACGCCCCGCACCGCGATTTTGCGGCCCGGGACGAAGCCCTCCGATTGCGCGAGGAGACCGACGCCGAAGGCACGACCACGGCGCTCACCTACAAGGGCCCGAAGGTCGATGACACGTCGAAAACCCGTCAGGAGTTCGAAACGACGGTCGGCTCCCGCGGGGAGATGCAGGCGGCCCTTTCGGCCCTGGGATTCGAACCGGCTGCGACCGTCGAGAAGACCCGCGAACGCTTCGAACTCGACGGGATCGTCGTCTCCCTCGATACGGTTTCGGGGCTGGGAGAGTTCGTCGAGGCCGAAGCCGAGGCCACGGAAGCCGACATCGAGGCGACCCGGGAGGCCGTCGCAGCGGTCCTCTCTCGCCTCGATCTCGACCCCGAGGCACAGATCCGCCGTTCGTACCTCGGATTGCTCCTGGACGACTGATGCACCAGAGACATGAGCGCCGACAAATAAGTTTTCGCAAGTTATAGGAGCGGCCATCGGATAGGTTCTCTAATGACCGATCGGAACATCCGCATCCAGTCCCTCGACCGGGGCGCGGTCGAGGACCAGGAGATCGAGATCGTCGAACGAAAGGGGATCGGCCACCCCGACTCGATCTGTGACGGCATCGCCGAGGCCGTCTCTCGCGCGCTTGCGCAGGCCTATCTCGATCGCGTCGGCAAAGTCCTTCATTATAACACCGACGAGACCCAGCTGGTCGCCGGTGACGCCGCTCCGGCCTTCGGCGGTGGCGAGGTCGTCGAGCCGATCTACATTCTCATCGTCGGCCGCGCCACCAAACGCTACGAGGGCCAGGAGATCCCCGTCGACTCGATCGCCCTGGAGGCGGCCCGGAACTACCTCCGGGAGAACCTGCCCAACCTCGATCTCGAAACTGATGTCATCGTGGACGTCCGGCTCGGCGAGGGCTCGGGGGACCTTCAGGAGGTCTTCTCCGAGGACGGCGGCACCGTCCCGATGGCCAACGACACGAGTTTCGGCGTCGGTCACGCCCCGCTCTCGGAAACCGAACAGATCGTGTACAACACCGAGCGACGGCTGATCGAGGACTTCGGCGAGGACCACCCCGCGCTGGGCCAGGACATCAAGGTGATGGGCAAGCGCGAGGGCTCGACCATCGATCTCACCGTCGCCGCCGCGCTCGTGGATACCTTCGTTCCGAACATGGAGGCCTACGAGGCCGAGATCGACGCGATCAGGGAGTATGTCACCGACCTTGCCTACGAGTACACGGACCGGGAAGTTCGAGTGCACGTCAACACCGCGGACGACACCGCCGCGGGTGCGATCTATCTCACGACGACCGGCACCAGTGCCGAACAGGGTGATGACGGGTCGGTCGGCCGGGGCAACCGGGCCAACGGGCTGATCACGCCGAACCGGTCGATGTCCATGGAGGCCACGAGCGGCAAGAACCCGGTCAATCACATCGGGAAGATCTACAACCTCCTCTCCACGAAGATCGCCATGGAAGTCGTCGAGGAGGTCGAGGGCATCCGTGATCTCCGGGTCCGGCTGCTCAGCCAGATCGGGAGCCCGATCGATCAGCCACACGTCGCCGACCTCCACGTCGTCACGGAGTCGGGCTACGAACTGGGCGACGTGGACCCCGAGATTCGCCGGATCGTGGACGAGGGACTGGCCAGCGTGGAGGACGTGACCGCGGCGGTCATCCGCGGCGAGCTATCCACGTTCTGAGCCTTCGAAGGGCGCTTTAACCGCGGGGTCTTTCTTGGGGTATGCAGGTACCGGGAGCGGACGTGGTCATCGTCCGCCACGGGGACATCGGGGTCAAGTCCAGCCGGGTCCAGTCCTGGATGGAGGAGACCCTGGCAGCGAACCTCGAGGCGACCCTCGACGCCTGGGACGTTCCCGGCCGCGTCGAGCAGCACTGGGGCCGGCTCTTCGTCCGGACTCGGGAGCCCGAGATGGCCGCCAGGGCGGCGGCGACCGTTTTCGGGATCGTGTCGGCCAGCCCCGCACGCACCGTCGAGCCGACCCTCGACGCGATCAGCGAGGCCCTGGCCGAGACCGCGCGGGCGACCTACGACGGGGGCTCGTTTGCCGTCGACGCGAGCCGGGCCGGCGACCACGACTTTACGAGCCAGGACGTCGGCCGGGTCGGGGGCGACGCGATCTGGACGGCCGTCGCGGACGAGTTCGAGCCCGAAGTCGACCTGGACGACCCCGACCACCGCTTCGAGGTCGAAGTGCGGGACGGCGAGGCCTACGTCTTCACCGAGCGGTTCGACGGGCCGGGTGGCCTCCCCGTCGGCACCCAGGAACCGCTGGTCGCGCTGGTGAGCGGCGGGATCGACTCGCCAGTCGCGGCCTGGCTCGCGATGAAGCGTGGCGCACCCGTCATCCCCGTCTATCTCGATCTCGGGCCGTATGGTGGGGCCGACCATCGCGCCCGGGCCATCGAAACCGTCTCGCGGCTGGCCGCCCACGCACCGGGACAGGATTGGTCGCTGCGGATCGCGCCGATCGGGGAGCCACTCGAAGCCCTCGATGACCGGGTTGGGGACACCCGGATGCTCTCGGTCCGGCGGCTCATGCTGATGGTCGCGGGGGAGATCGCCGCCGAGACCGGGGCCCGCGGAATCGTCACCGGGGAGTCGATCGGCCAGAAATCCAGCCAGACGGTGACCAATCTCCAGGTCACCGACCGGGTGACTGACTGGCCAGTCCATCGCCCGCTGCTCGCCCTGGACAAACAGGAGATCATCGCGAAAGCCCGGAAAATCGGCACCTACGAGACCGCAACCGTCGACGCGGGATGTAATCGGATTGCGCCCGACCAGCCCGAGACCCAGGCTCCCATCGAACGCGTCGAGGGGGCCGAACCTGATGAACTGCCGGCCTGGGCGAGACAGGCCGCGGCGGCAGTAGACATACAGGCCATCGAGCCCTCGGTCGACCTGCACAAGCCATGACCGAGGTCTGTCTCCGCGGCCAGCCCGAGACTGACATCCAGGAGGCGCTGTTGGCCTACGAGACCGCGCGCTCGGCGCTGGCTCCCTACCAGCACCACCACCCCTTCGAGAACACCATCGCCGTCGAGACGGTGAGCCTGGGCGCGGCGATCTCGCTTTTGAACGACCTCGACTGGTATCTCGCCCGCACCACCCAGGGGACGCTGCTCCGGGACCCCTCGGTCTCGACTTCGGAGTGGCTCTCGCGTGACCTTGCCGAACAGGTTCGAAACGGCGAGATCCCGCCGGATGCCACCGGCCAGTACCTCAAAGTCTACGGCCTCGCGGACCGGGAACTCATCGAGCCGATGTACGTGACCCGCCGCGAGGACTCGATCCCGGCCTATGACCTCGCCGACGTCGAGGCGACCGTCGTGGTCAGGGTCACAGAGCGGGAGTTCGAGCGTGGGTAGGTGCGAGATCGTGGATATTTCGACCGGTGGAACAGGATAAAACTTACACGAGCGTGGGTCCATTCCCTGCCCATGGAAGAGCGAGTGCTTCTCGTCGGCGGTGGCGGCCGGGAACACGCGATCGCCCGCGCCCTCTCGACGGCCACGCTGTTTGCGTACAGTAGCAATCGGAACCCGGGTATCGCCGACCTCGCGAACGAGGTTCGAATCGGCTCGGAGACGGACACCGAGGCGATCGTCGACTTCGCGACCGAGATCGAAGCGACCCTGGCGATCATCGGGCCCGAGGCGGCGCTCGCTGCCGGCGTCGTGGACGCGCTGGATGAGGCCGGGATCTACGCGTTCGGCCCACGCGCTGACCAGGCCCGCCTGGAGACGGACAAGGCCTACCAGCGGGAGTTCATGGTCGAGCACGGGATCGACGCCCGGCCCGAATTCGAGACCTTCGAATCGGTCGAGGAGGCTGTCGCGTACGTCGAACGCGTCGATGGCGACGTGGCAGTCAAGCCCCGGGGGCTCACGGGCGGGAAGGGCGTTCGAGTGACCGGCGATCAGGTCTCGAACGCCGAAGCGGTCGAGTACATGCGGGAGAGCGGGTACGACGAGTGGGTCATCGAGGAACGACTGCTGGGTGAGGAGTTCACCGTCCAGGCCTTCGTCGCCAACGGGACGCTCCGGCCGACACCGGCCGTCCAGGATCACAAACGCGCCTACGAGGGTGACGAGGGGCCCAACACGGGCGGCATGGGCTCGTACAGCGATGCCCGCGCCATTCTGCCCTTCATGACGGCCGCGGACTACGAGGCCGCCGTCGAGGTCCTGCAGG
Proteins encoded:
- a CDS encoding tRNA sulfurtransferase; protein product: MQVPGADVVIVRHGDIGVKSSRVQSWMEETLAANLEATLDAWDVPGRVEQHWGRLFVRTREPEMAARAAATVFGIVSASPARTVEPTLDAISEALAETARATYDGGSFAVDASRAGDHDFTSQDVGRVGGDAIWTAVADEFEPEVDLDDPDHRFEVEVRDGEAYVFTERFDGPGGLPVGTQEPLVALVSGGIDSPVAAWLAMKRGAPVIPVYLDLGPYGGADHRARAIETVSRLAAHAPGQDWSLRIAPIGEPLEALDDRVGDTRMLSVRRLMLMVAGEIAAETGARGIVTGESIGQKSSQTVTNLQVTDRVTDWPVHRPLLALDKQEIIAKARKIGTYETATVDAGCNRIAPDQPETQAPIERVEGAEPDELPAWARQAAAAVDIQAIEPSVDLHKP
- a CDS encoding DUF5804 family protein; translation: MTEVCLRGQPETDIQEALLAYETARSALAPYQHHHPFENTIAVETVSLGAAISLLNDLDWYLARTTQGTLLRDPSVSTSEWLSRDLAEQVRNGEIPPDATGQYLKVYGLADRELIEPMYVTRREDSIPAYDLADVEATVVVRVTEREFERG
- the purD gene encoding phosphoribosylamine--glycine ligase, translated to MEERVLLVGGGGREHAIARALSTATLFAYSSNRNPGIADLANEVRIGSETDTEAIVDFATEIEATLAIIGPEAALAAGVVDALDEAGIYAFGPRADQARLETDKAYQREFMVEHGIDARPEFETFESVEEAVAYVERVDGDVAVKPRGLTGGKGVRVTGDQVSNAEAVEYMRESGYDEWVIEERLLGEEFTVQAFVANGTLRPTPAVQDHKRAYEGDEGPNTGGMGSYSDARAILPFMTAADYEAAVEVLQETVDAMADYRGVLYGQFMLTADGPKVIEYNVRFGDPEAMNTLPVLETDFLDVLTAAREGDSLPPLSFRNQATVCKYAVPEGYPTDPTAGARVTVDVDAVEDTDLFYASVDEREDGLYTTTSRSFAVLGRGKTIAAAENRAEAALADVGEGFHVRHDIGTEALIQTRIEHMRSLRGDN